One Desulfovibrio sp. genomic region harbors:
- a CDS encoding phage baseplate plug protein produces the protein MNTVPLRATANQTVQAVLGGQNCSLRVYTRQSEASSMVGVNGAALFVDLAVNEVAVVSGIIAREGTLLLRYPRLGFVGDLLFVDMQGAADPQWTGLGDRWRLVWLSADEAQAYEEGTL, from the coding sequence ATGAATACCGTTCCGTTACGCGCCACAGCCAACCAGACCGTACAGGCCGTGCTGGGCGGACAGAATTGCAGCCTGCGCGTGTACACCCGCCAATCAGAGGCCAGCAGCATGGTTGGCGTCAACGGCGCAGCCCTGTTTGTTGACCTGGCAGTCAATGAGGTTGCCGTGGTCAGCGGCATCATTGCCCGTGAGGGCACGTTGTTGTTGCGTTACCCCCGGTTGGGATTTGTTGGCGACTTGCTGTTTGTCGATATGCAGGGCGCGGCAGACCCGCAATGGACGGGCCTTGGTGACCGCTGGCGGCTTGTCTGGCTTAGCGCGGATGAAGCACAGGCCTATGAGGAAGGGACATTATGA
- a CDS encoding phage baseplate protein, producing MFAALPPGTPGNWSLFDTNGKVAVPFDTFFACTVKAESKVASSPVEKRAGKSGFVVYNKAVAPTQVGVVLAKKGKSSELGAMLDALIKLQEGTDLVSIITPERTFVDYTVVGFDYDRKRENGVDRLLVSLSLQEVRQVSPEYTNEQVKQAGDGADKSAGKQQAGKADDATKKQVSKKSGLKVTTDWLRKKS from the coding sequence ATGTTTGCAGCCTTGCCGCCGGGCACACCCGGCAACTGGAGCCTGTTTGATACTAACGGCAAAGTAGCCGTACCTTTTGACACATTTTTCGCCTGTACGGTCAAGGCAGAGTCTAAAGTGGCATCCAGTCCTGTGGAGAAGCGCGCAGGTAAAAGCGGCTTTGTTGTTTACAACAAGGCCGTTGCCCCCACGCAGGTCGGCGTTGTCCTGGCCAAAAAAGGTAAAAGCAGCGAGCTGGGCGCAATGCTTGATGCTCTGATCAAGCTTCAGGAAGGTACCGACCTTGTCAGTATCATTACGCCGGAACGCACGTTCGTGGACTACACCGTTGTTGGGTTTGACTATGACCGCAAACGCGAAAACGGCGTGGACAGGCTGCTGGTAAGCCTTTCCTTGCAGGAAGTCCGGCAGGTCAGCCCGGAATACACCAACGAGCAGGTAAAGCAGGCCGGGGACGGCGCGGACAAGAGCGCAGGAAAACAGCAGGCTGGCAAGGCCGATGATGCAACGAAGAAACAGGTATCCAAGAAGAGTGGACTTAAAGTCACGACAGACTGGCTTAGGAAAAAATCATGA